A single Dermacentor variabilis isolate Ectoservices chromosome 9, ASM5094787v1, whole genome shotgun sequence DNA region contains:
- the LOC142558470 gene encoding uncharacterized protein LOC142558470, with protein sequence MRGRKEERNFMTEMILCAKDPDVSKGAAGMSWALPVAGLGIVVVIVIVGVVMLTTQGASTPAGKLVSKPIPAGGGGGGNKSTSAPTAVVAGQVPHGVPTANRQRGRGTTMPEPASALDVRRPRLDCHNVGLPLSCSINCQKSQSNDGQDDDD encoded by the exons ATGAGGGGACGGAAAGAGGAAAGGAACTTCATGACTGAAATGATCCTTTGTGCCAAGGATCCAGACGT gtCGAAAGGGGCTGCGGGAATGAGCTGGGCCCTGCCAGTTGCCGGGTTGGGCATCGTCGTCGTCATAGTCATCGTCGGCGTTGTGATGTTAACGACGcaag GCGCTTCGACTCCAGCTGGGAAGCTGGTGAGCAAGCCGATCCctgcaggcggcggcggcggaggcaaCAAATCTACGTCAGCGCCTACCGCGGTCGTTGCCGGTCAAGTTCCCCATGGAG TTCCGACGGCCAACAGACAGCGAGGTAGGGGGACCACCATGCCTGAACCTGCGAGTGCACTTGATGTAAGGCGGCCAAGACTAGATTGTCATAACGTGGGTTTACCGCTCTCTTGTAGCATCAACTGCCAAAAAAGCCAAAG CAACGACGGCCAGGATGATGACGA CTAA